The Achromobacter spanius genome includes the window AGGACATGCACGCGACCTACCGCAGCGCCATCCTGCGCGACAAGCTGCTGGACCTGGCCGACCAGTTGAACAAGACTTCCACCACGCTGGTGGAACTGGCCGCCAAGCACGCCGGCACCGTCGTGCCAAACTACACCAATGGCGTGGCCGCGCAGCCCAACAGCTATGGCCACTACCTGCTGGGTCAGGCAGCGGGCCTGGCGCGCGACGCGCAGCGCATCCGCGAAGCCTATGCGCGCATCGACCGTTCGCCCATGGGCACCACCGTGCTCAACGGCACCAGTTGGCCGCTGGACCGCAAGCGCATGGCGCAATACCTGGGCTTTGAAGCATTGGTCGACAACGCCTACGACGCCTCGCAGATTTCGTCCATGGACCAGCCCGTGGAAGTGGGGTCCATCGTGACCAGCATCGCGCTGCGCACCGGCAACTTCGTTGAAGACGTCATGACCCAGTACGCGCAGTCGCGCCCCTGGATCCTGCTGCAAGAGGGCGGTGGCAACACCTATGTGTCCAGCGCCATGCCGCAAAAGCGCAACCCGGGTTTGTTGAACGACACCCGCAGCGACGCCTCCACCGCCGTGACGCTGGCGATGGGGCCAATCATCCAGACGCACAACATCACGCCGGGCATGAGCGACCCCAAGGACGTGAAGCAGAATTCCGCGATGGTGGACAGCGGCATCTCGGCGCTCAAGCGCTGGGACCGCGTGTTGAAGGCCATGGTCATCAGCCCCGAGCGCGCGCTGGAAGAATTGAACAGCGACTGGACCGCATCGCAGGAACTGGCCGACGTGCTGATGCGCAAGTACAAGCTGCCGTTCCGCGACGGCCACCACTTTGCGTCCGAAGTGGTTACCTACGCGAAAGCCAACAACATCAAGCCGCTGGACTTTCCGTATGAGCAGGCCCGCCGTATCTACGCGGATGCCATGAAAGACTCCAAGTACGCCAAGGAGCTGCCAATGAGCGAAGCGGAATTCCGCTCGACGCTGGACCCCGTGGCCATCGTGAAAAACCGCGCCACCATCGGCGGCCCGCAGCCGGCCGAGATGGACCGCATGGTGAAAGAAGCGCGTGCGCAGTTGAGCGAGCAGGGCAAGTGGATTCAGGATCGCCGCGCGCACATCAACCAGTCGCTGGCCGAGCTGGACAAGCAGTTCAACGCCCTGGCGGCCAGCGCCACGAAGTAAGCGCAAGCCGTGGCACGCGGGGCTACTGGACGGCGTCCAGCACGCACCCGCGCAGCCAGCGATGCGCGGCGTCGCCGTCCATGCGGGGATGCCACAGCATCGACACGGTAATCGCCGGTACCGGGAAGGGCAGCGGAAAACTATGCAGGCCGGCGCGCAGCGTGCCGGTGTGCCGTTCCGGCACGGTGGCGATCAGGTCCGTTTCCCGGGCCAACGCCAGCGCGGCGGAGAAGCCGCCCACCACGGTGGCGATGTGCCGTTGCCGCCCCGTGGCAGCCAAGGCGTCGTCCACCGGCCCTTTGTCCTGATTGCGGCGCGACATCAGAATGTGTTGCGCCTTGGCGTAGCGGGCCAGCGTGATCTTGCCGCCACTGAGCGGATGGCCCGCGCGCACCACGCCGATGAAGCGGTCTTGAAACAGCGCGCGCGTGCGCAGCTCGGGGCTGGCCGCGTCGCCCACCACGCCGGTTTCCAGGTCGACCTCGCCTTCGCGCAGCGGCGCACTGCTTTTGTCGGTCTTCTGCATGAGGCGCAGCCGCACGCCGGGGGCTTCAGCGCCCATGCGGGCGAGCAGCCGGGCGCCAAAATTCTCGACAAAGCCGTCGCTGGCGCGCAGCGTGAAGCTGCGATCCAGCCGCGTCAGGTCCAATGCGTCGGCGGGCCGCAGCACCGCTTCCACGTCTTGCACCAGTTCATGCACATGGGCGCGCAGCGCCAGCGCGCGCGGCGTGGGAACCAGCCCGCGCCCGGCGCGCACCAGCAGCGGGTCGCCCGTGGTGGCGCGCAGCCGCGCCAGCGCACGGCTCATGGCCGACGGGCTTAGCCGCAAGCGTCGCGCGGCGCGCGCCACGCTGCCTTCGTCAAGCAAGGCGTCCAGGGTGATAAGCAGGTTGAGATCGGGCGTGGCCATGCTCGCAAACGTAGCATGGATGCGCGCTTGCCTGTGGGGTTTGATATGGCGTTTGGTGCAGGTATTCAATGCAAATGCTGCGCCTTCCGCCTTGTTTCGGTAGCGCCTAGGATGTGTTGAGGGCGCCGTGTTGGTGGCCCGCCTTGCTTGCAGGCCTGATCGTGCATACCCAAGCTTCCCCCGCTTCCCCGTCCTCGTCCATTCCCCTTTTGGCCTGCCTGTCCTTGTGCATGCTGCTGCCCGCGCTGGCGACGAGTATTGCCAACGTCGCGTTGCCGACGCTTGCGCAAGCGTTCGAGGCGCGCTTTCAAGACGTGCAATGGGTGGTGTTGGCGTACTTGCTTGCCATCACCACGCTGATCGTCAGTGTGGGCCGCTTGGGGGACTTGGTGGGGCGTCGGCGTCTGATGCTGGTGGGTATCGTTCTGTTCACCGTGGGGTCGGCGCTGTGTGGCGCTTCACCCTGGCTGGGCGGCTTGATGGGCTTGATCGGGGCGCGAGCCGTACAAGGCCTGGGCGCCGCCGTCATGATGGCGTTGACGATGGCGTTCGCCAGCGAAGCCGCGCCCAAGGAGAAGACTGGTAGCGTGATGGGGCTGCTGGGCACGATGTCAGCGGTGGGCACGGCGTTGGGGCCCACCTTGGGCGGCTTGCTGATCAGCGGCTGGGGCTGGCCGCTTATCTTCCTGATCAACCTGCCGCTGGGCGCGGTGGCGTTTGCGCTGGCCTGGGCTTATCTGCCGGCGCACCGGAAGCCTGTCGCCCAGCCACGCGCGCGCTTTGACGTGATGGGTTCGCTGCTGCTGGCGCTGGGCATTGCGGCGTATGCGCTGGCGATGACGGCGGGTGGCGGCTTTGGCGGCTTTGGCGCAACCCAGGCCGTGCTGCTGTTGGCGGCCATGGTGGCGGCGGTGGCATTCGTGCGGATGCAGGCCAGGGCCGCGTCGCCCTTGATTCAGTTGGCGCTGTTTCGCCAGCCCACTCTGCGGGCGGGCGTGGCGACCAACACACTGGTGTCCACCGTGATGATGACGACGTTGGTGGTGGGGCCGTTCTACCTGGCGGGCGCGTTGGGCCTGGATGCCGCGCGGGTCGGGCTGGTGATGTCCTGCGGACCGGTCGTGGCGGCGCTGGTGGGCGTGCCGGCCGGGCGCGGCGTGGACCGCTATGGCGCGCAGCGCGTGATGCTGGCCGGCTTGGCCGCGATGGCGACGGGCGCGATCCTGCTGCCCTGGGTGCCGCTGGTGGTCGGCGGTGTGGCGGGGATGGCGCGCATGGCGGAATACGTGGCGCCGCTGGTCGTGATCACCAGCGGCTACGCGCTGTTCCAGGCCGCCAACAGCAGCGCCGTCATGTCCAGCGCGGGCGCGGACCAGCGTGGCGCGGTATCGGGCGTGTTGAACCTGTCGCGCAACCTGGGCTTTATCACGGGCGCATCGTTGATGGGCGCGGTGTTCGCCTGGGCGGCTGGCGCGGGCGACCTCCGGGCCGCATCGCCCGCCGACTTGGCGACGGGCATGCGGTGGACGTACGCCTTGGCCGCGGCCTTGTTGCTGGCGGCCTTGGCCTTGGCGGCGCTGGACCGGGGCCGCGCGCGGGTGGTGGCTTAGAACGACACCATGTCGGCCGGGTTGATGATGCCCATCACGCCCAGCGCGCCCTTGATCAGCGGAATGGCGACGGGCGACAAATGCCGGCCCAGCGGAATGCCCGCGTGGTCAAAGCGCGTCAGCATGGCGTAGTCGGTGTTGCGACCGGTCAGGTCGTCGCTGATGGCGCGGCCGATGCGCACCGTCTGCGCCACGCCGTGGCCGCTCCAGCCATGCACCATGTACACCGGCACGTCGCCCGCGCTCTTGCGGCTGTCGGTGGCGCCGTTCAACGTCAGGTCGCTGATGCCGCTCCAGGAATATTCCAGTTCGGGCTTTTCCAACTGCGGGAACACGGTCTTGATGCGGTCCAGCAGGTAGTTGTTGACGTCGCGCGGCGACCACGAATTGCCCGTGCCTTGGCCGCCGAACAGCAGCCGCTTGTTGCGCACCGGGCGGTAGTAGTCAATTTGCAATTGCGTGTCGTAGACCGGCAAGCCCGACGGAATCAGCGCATCCAGGGTATCGCCCAGCGGCGGGGTGACGGCCACATAGGTGAAGAAGGGCACGGTGGTGGCGCTGCCGGGCATGAACTGGAAGGTGGCGCTGTGCACGGCCAGCACCACGGCGCGGCGGGCCTTGATGGCGCCTTGCGCGGTCTTGACCAGCGTGCTGCCCGGCGACGCTTCAATGGCTTGCGCGCTGGTGTTGTCGTAGACCCGCCCGCCCAGTTTGACGAAGGCGTGGACCAGGCCGCGCAGCAAGGCCAGCGGCTGCACCTGGCCGCCACCGCCGTCGATGGCGGCGCCAAAATAGATGTCGGACTTGACGTACTGCTCTTTCAGTTCGTGCCGCCCGATGATCTTCACGTCGTCATCGCCCAGGCGGCGGCGCGCGTCGGCGTTTTCAACCAGCGCGCCCATGTGGCCCGCGTGTACCGCCGCCGTGATGTGGCCGCGCTTGCGGTCGCAATCAAAGCCGTAGCGGTCGCGCAGGCCGTCCACCGTTTCCATGGCTTCCACGGATGCAAAGCGCCACAGCCGGCGCGCTTCGTCGGTGGAGAGATTGTCCAGCATGGTGCCGGCTTCCCAGCGCGCCAGGCCGGGCGTCATCTGCCCGCCGTTGCGGCCCGAGGCGCCCGAGCCGATATGATCTTTTTCGATCAGCACCACGTCGACACCGGCTTCGGCCAGGTGCAGCGCGGTGGACGCGCCCAGCAGGCCGCCGCCGATGACGACGACTTCGCAGTCCAGGTCGCCGGGCAGGGTGCCAAACGACGGCCACTCGGACAGGGACGCTTCGTAATAGTTGGCGGGCATGGGGTCGGACGGGCTGGCATCTTGGCGCCAGTTCCAGATGCGCGGGTCGATGCCCAGCCGGGTGGCGGTCTTGCGCGCGTCTTGCAGCAATTGGGCGGGCTGCAAGGCCGTGTTGCCGAGCGGCACGGTGGTCAGTGGCGAGGACAGGGCGGAGG containing:
- a CDS encoding argininosuccinate lyase, with protein sequence MRQFLPTLGAALVLSLSAHAALAQTAPAAGATPATAPATPRDPFFWLGEINKATTVINTDEGLLDKSMAPRLAAGVAKVIHDGNQPGAKRPATVISFEPLLIKAAGEDITLLHAGRSSQDMHATYRSAILRDKLLDLADQLNKTSTTLVELAAKHAGTVVPNYTNGVAAQPNSYGHYLLGQAAGLARDAQRIREAYARIDRSPMGTTVLNGTSWPLDRKRMAQYLGFEALVDNAYDASQISSMDQPVEVGSIVTSIALRTGNFVEDVMTQYAQSRPWILLQEGGGNTYVSSAMPQKRNPGLLNDTRSDASTAVTLAMGPIIQTHNITPGMSDPKDVKQNSAMVDSGISALKRWDRVLKAMVISPERALEELNSDWTASQELADVLMRKYKLPFRDGHHFASEVVTYAKANNIKPLDFPYEQARRIYADAMKDSKYAKELPMSEAEFRSTLDPVAIVKNRATIGGPQPAEMDRMVKEARAQLSEQGKWIQDRRAHINQSLAELDKQFNALAASATK
- a CDS encoding LysR family transcriptional regulator, whose protein sequence is MATPDLNLLITLDALLDEGSVARAARRLRLSPSAMSRALARLRATTGDPLLVRAGRGLVPTPRALALRAHVHELVQDVEAVLRPADALDLTRLDRSFTLRASDGFVENFGARLLARMGAEAPGVRLRLMQKTDKSSAPLREGEVDLETGVVGDAASPELRTRALFQDRFIGVVRAGHPLSGGKITLARYAKAQHILMSRRNQDKGPVDDALAATGRQRHIATVVGGFSAALALARETDLIATVPERHTGTLRAGLHSFPLPFPVPAITVSMLWHPRMDGDAAHRWLRGCVLDAVQ
- a CDS encoding MFS transporter gives rise to the protein MHTQASPASPSSSIPLLACLSLCMLLPALATSIANVALPTLAQAFEARFQDVQWVVLAYLLAITTLIVSVGRLGDLVGRRRLMLVGIVLFTVGSALCGASPWLGGLMGLIGARAVQGLGAAVMMALTMAFASEAAPKEKTGSVMGLLGTMSAVGTALGPTLGGLLISGWGWPLIFLINLPLGAVAFALAWAYLPAHRKPVAQPRARFDVMGSLLLALGIAAYALAMTAGGGFGGFGATQAVLLLAAMVAAVAFVRMQARAASPLIQLALFRQPTLRAGVATNTLVSTVMMTTLVVGPFYLAGALGLDAARVGLVMSCGPVVAALVGVPAGRGVDRYGAQRVMLAGLAAMATGAILLPWVPLVVGGVAGMARMAEYVAPLVVITSGYALFQAANSSAVMSSAGADQRGAVSGVLNLSRNLGFITGASLMGAVFAWAAGAGDLRAASPADLATGMRWTYALAAALLLAALALAALDRGRARVVA
- a CDS encoding NAD(P)/FAD-dependent oxidoreductase, which encodes MTLNRREFILKTAAASTAASAVGALGLWPAASSALSSPLTTVPLGNTALQPAQLLQDARKTATRLGIDPRIWNWRQDASPSDPMPANYYEASLSEWPSFGTLPGDLDCEVVVIGGGLLGASTALHLAEAGVDVVLIEKDHIGSGASGRNGGQMTPGLARWEAGTMLDNLSTDEARRLWRFASVEAMETVDGLRDRYGFDCDRKRGHITAAVHAGHMGALVENADARRRLGDDDVKIIGRHELKEQYVKSDIYFGAAIDGGGGQVQPLALLRGLVHAFVKLGGRVYDNTSAQAIEASPGSTLVKTAQGAIKARRAVVLAVHSATFQFMPGSATTVPFFTYVAVTPPLGDTLDALIPSGLPVYDTQLQIDYYRPVRNKRLLFGGQGTGNSWSPRDVNNYLLDRIKTVFPQLEKPELEYSWSGISDLTLNGATDSRKSAGDVPVYMVHGWSGHGVAQTVRIGRAISDDLTGRNTDYAMLTRFDHAGIPLGRHLSPVAIPLIKGALGVMGIINPADMVSF